A portion of the Candidatus Methylomirabilis sp. genome contains these proteins:
- a CDS encoding response regulator transcription factor — protein sequence MTTIVLADDHHVVRQGLRALLEAEPDLSVVGEAAEGLAVIAMVERLKPNVLIVDVMMPGLTGLEVTRQIRQKSPQTRVLVLSMYANEAYVLEALRLGAAGYVLKGANAADLIQAVREVAAGRRYLSPPLTDHAIEAYVQKAHGAPLDRYETLTTREREVLHLATEGFSHAEIAARLGISPRTAETHRANLMRKLRLKTQTDLIRYALRRGILAVEER from the coding sequence ATGACGACCATCGTGCTGGCCGACGACCACCACGTCGTCCGACAGGGGCTGCGCGCCCTGCTGGAGGCCGAGCCGGATCTGTCCGTCGTCGGGGAGGCCGCGGAAGGACTGGCCGTCATCGCGATGGTCGAACGCCTGAAGCCCAACGTCCTCATCGTGGACGTGATGATGCCCGGCCTTACCGGCCTGGAGGTGACGCGCCAGATCCGCCAGAAGTCCCCCCAGACCCGGGTGCTCGTCCTCTCGATGTACGCCAACGAGGCCTACGTGCTGGAGGCGCTGCGCCTCGGGGCGGCCGGCTACGTCCTCAAGGGGGCCAACGCCGCCGACCTGATCCAGGCCGTCCGCGAGGTGGCGGCCGGCCGCCGGTACCTGAGCCCGCCCCTCACCGACCACGCCATCGAGGCCTACGTCCAGAAGGCCCACGGGGCGCCCCTGGACCGCTACGAGACGCTCACGACCCGCGAGCGGGAGGTGCTGCACCTCGCCACCGAGGGCTTCAGCCACGCCGAGATCGCGGCCCGGCTCGGGATCAGCCCGCGTACGGCGGAGACCCACCGGGCCAACCTGATGCGCAAGCTCCGCCTCAAGACCCAGACCGACCTGATCCGGTACGCCCTCCGGCGGGGGATCCTCGCCGTAGAAGAAAGGTGA